The genomic region TTGCCTCACTCTGCTTAAACTCTGCAATCACACTGCACACCACTCCCTACAAACAACTTCAAAAGCAACAATGACCAAAAGACTCTCCAGCCCTCTTAGGGAATGGGTTTCACAGCCCAACTCTCCACAGGGTCCCTAGCCCACCTGCCGCATGAAGTCCTGGACGATGCTGTGCTCCGACACCTGAGAGCCAATGGCAAAGCGGCGCTTGAGCTGCTTCTCAATGCGGGATAGCATCTCTTGGTCCTCCTGTGTCGTGAAGCCTTCTGCCCCTGGAGGGAGAGGCTGCATGAGCTCTCTCTGCCGCCCAGACATCACTCGCAAAGCCAGAGTGCCAGTCTCCTGTGTCTCCCACCACACCCGCATGTCTCAAGAGACTTTATGAAACCCATGAGCAAATCCAGCATCAAAGGTTGTGGAGCTCCAAAGACACAGCTGAACATGGACCTGACTGCTGGAGCTTCCTTCAAACCCCTTGTGCCATGCTGCCTCCCAAGGAAACGTTGTCTCCACACCCACAGGGAAGAGGTTAGAGGACAAACAGGTTGGGGAACCACCTCCAGCACTGGACTCTGCCCTTGGGACCACAAGGGGCCAGACCATTCCTCCCTTGCCCAGCACAGGTAGAGACCCTCGGTGTCATTTGTCGTTGCCCTCCCTGTGAGCCACAGCCATGATGGCCCCTCGCTGCCACAGGCATTGCTTCGCCTTTGCTCAGAAAGCAGGTTGAGCACGTGCCTGAGGGGTGCCTAGtagcagcccctgcccctgccagcctggtcctgggaggggaactcgtctctccctgccctgagcagcCAGGCCCAGCatgtccctcctgcccccagcatAGAGCATCTCCCCCTCACCTGACAGGCTGCCTGACATGGCCGCATCAAGCGTGGACACCTGGAAGAGCCGCAAGGCCTCCTCAACGTCCGCCTCGGTGGCGAAGGGCTGAAGCTTCATCTTCCCCAGGGACTCGGCAATGCGCACGAtggcctccagctgcctgcGACCAAAGGAGATGTTCCCTGCTTTTTACTGCGGCTCTAAGGggtcttctccttccccccgACCACTGACACCCCCACCTACCCCACTCCAggcacctcctgccccaccccacccccagcacctccaGTGTTGCCCTGTTCACAGATGGCTCCACTGAACACCAGCAGCCCACTAACCCCCTTCCTGGGCTACCCCAGGTGACACCCAGCGATGCAACGCCAACCCCAAGGTTTTGGTGGGACGAGGAGGTGGGGTTGCTCACCGGACGGTGATAGGGATGCTGGAGCGGCGGTCACTCTCCTGCTCGTGCTGGCGAGTGCCGCTCCGCATCAGGATGTAGCGGTTCTTCAGCTTCTCTGCCGCTGCCGCCGACAGCCTGGGGCCACACTTCCTGCAAGCGGGGAcaggagctggaggcagtgctgctggggaggctCCCCTGGGTAGGGGGGACGTCTCCAGGCACCCCTCGCTTCCTTGGGCGACGTTGTGGCACCGTTGCGAGCTGCTCTCGCTTCCCTTTTTTCAAGGCAGGAGTTAAAAAAGGTCATCCAGATACAGCGCTTGCAAATATTGGCTGCGCAGTTTGCTTCTCCCCACCGCCTCCCACCATGCAGCCCGGGCGCTGCCAAAAAGTCATGCCTCTCACTCACGTCCGACAGAAGGAGATGAGCTTCTTCAGCTTGTTCAGCTCAATCTCACCCTCCACGGCCTGGGTCTGTGTCAAGGCGCTCACGTGTAAGGACATCACGTGCTTGGCCAGTGTCTAGGAGAGCAGAAGACAGTCAGGCAGCAGGAACCCCACTGCCTCCCCCTCCTGAAAAACAGGGCACCACAGGTCCCAGCTGCACCCACGCACCCCAACCTACCATGTCTCGCTCCTCGTTGTGCTCGTCCTTGACAATGAAGATCATGTCAAATCGGGACAGGATGGTGGGCATAAAATCAATGTTCTCCTCGCCCTTGGTCTCATCCCAGCGCCCGAAGACGGAGttggcagctgccagcactgagcAGCGGGAGTTGAGCGTGGTTGTTATTCCTGCCtgtggggggaaggagaaatggATGGGGTCAAGACCATGTCCAGGTCACAGCAGCTCTAGAAGGCTATTAACTCGTAGTGAAAGGCCCAAAGCAGCTTGCAAGGACTCATCGTCAATCACTTGCACTTAAATAAAACCCCTTAAGTAGCACCCAACCGCTCTGTAACGGTTCCACATTGGAAAGAGGTCAGCGCAGGAGCTACATGGAGCTGGACCCACATGTCCTTCTGGAGGAGGACCAGCTTCAGCTGAGACTTGAACACTGAGTAACTTCATTTAAAACCTCATGTCAAGGTCAAGGACACATAAGACCATATGACCAAGTTTGCAACCAGAGATAGAAACTGGGGGGCTGAGGCTGAGTCCCCctgggcagccccgggggcaAAGTGCAGGTTTGCAGGTAGCAGGGCAAGAGCGACCAGCAAGGAAAAGTCGTGGTGGGTGTTCTGTTACCAGGCACTGAACAGCTAAAGGGATGCATCAGAGCGACCAGGAAGGAGCAGAGGTGCTACAAAAGAAGGCTGAGcagtggaaatgaaaagaaactctGATTTGAGAGAGGACCTGGCATCAGGATGTCAGGCAGTTTCTGTAGATCTTTTGAGGGtgtggagagcagcaggaaggaagaaaaagaagtgacaTCAGGCTGTGACACAGGCATATCAGCAGAACTACTAAATCTAGAGGAGCAGAGGACAGGCAGAGCAAGGGGAGCTCGTTTCAGCCCTGCTGAAGCTCAGGCTCCTGAGAGAAGACAGCCCAAAGCCTAAAGGCAGGGCTGACCAGTCTCAGATCAGAGAAACCAGTACCCATCAAAACCACAACCTGGACAAGCCACTCTAAAATGGGCAATTCTGGCAAAGGATGCATGACTGCTGGTTGCTGGGCTTTCAGGGAAACCCAGCGGCAGGTCAGGCTCCCGTCCTGGGGCAACATGCACCCGCAGCTCACCTTAGCAATGGAGATGGTCTGCTGCTCCATGGCCTCATGGATGGCCACACGGTCATCCTCCCGCATCTTCTCATCAGAGATGCAAGAAATGAggtggaatgaaaaaaaaaaaaaaaaaaaaagaaaaagaaaaagtaaaagtcTCCATCAGTCACCTTTGCTGGACCTCAGCTACACACCCACCGATGCTGACCCCCAAAGTAAAGCTCTGCAAGGACCTCTGCTCAACAGTGCAGGACGTAACCAGAATTTCCCTGCAGTCCCATCCCCTGACCTTCCCTGGAAGAAAGCAAGGCAGCCTCAGGAGAGACGCCTGTTCTCCTGCAGTTCTGGGCTctcctggcagctgctggcagcctAAGGGCTCTCTTCCCAGTTCCTGTGCAGGCAGCCCCATGGGTACCTTGTCGAACTCATCGATGCACACCACTCCCCCGTCTGCCAGCACCATGGCTCCTCCCTCCATGAAGAAACTCCTGGACGAAGGATCGCGGATCACTGAGGCCGTCAAGCCAGCAGCGCTGCTGCCTTTTCCCGAGGTGTATACCTAGCAGCGTGCGAGACAAGGAAGGGATAGCACATCAGCTGCCGTGGGACCCAGGAGCCCACTGCTCCAGGTGGAGGAAAAAGCACCCCCAGCATGGCAAAATCCAGAGCTCCTGGAGGAAACGCAAAGGCCTTCAGGAAGACCCCTCAGCACATGCCAAAAGCAGACCTGCTAGATACAGGGCAAGACTATTGCCTAGTCCTGGGCCTTGGACTAAGCAGCTGTGATGCACCAGAGGTCTTGCAGACACACAAATACAGGTATTAAGTACAAAATGGGGAGTGATTCATTGCTTGGTGGGCTGCTGCATTAGCTTTGCTTTCCCAATGAGGTAACAATGCAGTCAGAGGTTGAGTTTAATGACGACTACgagaaaacacagctgaaaatataatttcatgCCTGGGCTCAGCCTGGAGGTCCATGCCTGAGATGCAGCCAACTTACCTGTCCAGACCAGCCAGCCTCTCCACTGATCAAGCCTCACCAATAAACAATGGCACCAGTCATGTCTTTGGATGTCTGCAAGTAGCCCGGCTCATACCACAATGAAAGGCATTACttgcttccccttccctccctcatcCCCTGTCCCACCCCCCATATCTTCCAGGCTAGGACTAGAAATGGCAGTTTGCACCTCTGCCAGCCAGTCCAGCTGTGGATGCACAGGCAGATATCTGCTGTGACCATGGTCTGGTCTTCAGGGCTATGCAGGGACCAGAAGGAGAAAACGAGCCACACTACAAGTGGGCACCTCAAACCACCTACCCCAATGGGCGAACACTTCTCAACAAACTTCAGCAGCTGGGATTTGGCTGTGCCGGGGTCACCCAGCATCAGTAAGTTGATGTCTCCTCTGCGGGTCAGTCCATCTGGGAGCCTGAAGCGACAgggtgggaagaagagagggaggagagatgGTGAGCCTTCATTTCGATAACCAAGCATTGCTGACAAGTGGCAGGTGGTTGGTAGCACCGCCAGAAGACTGTATGAGGGCTTAGTGCCATGAATGACACCCCTGCCACCACTCTCTCTCCACCAGGTTGATTTTTGCCCACCTCTTGCGAGAGCCTCCAAATAAGAGGCAGGCAATGGCCTTCTTGATGTCGGTGCTGCCGTAGATGGAAGGTGCGATGCTCTTGGCGATCGTCTCATAGATGTTGGGCATGGCAGCAAGGCGACGAAGTTCCTCCTCTTCTTGAGGGGTCACTGAGCCAGCAAAGCTGTGTCCTGTACAGGGACGAGGAGAATGAAGCATCAGTGAACAAATggatattttaaagtaaatgacGCTATTCCCCCCACATCTGCTACCACCAAAATCCCTTCTTGAAAATCATGCCAAGCGCCACCAGGTGGGAAGGGTGGAGAGGGCTGGCATTTGCTATCCCAGCAAGGCAGACTGTGTCCTTAGAGGTTGGTAGGAAAAAGCAAGGATCTTGGGCAAGCAGCTTTGGAGGAATTAGAGGGACAATTATAGTCAGgactatgttttaaaaataaatctcaatTTTAACCATCAACTTCAGCCCAGATCCTCAGGGATGGCTTAGCAGTTTCCCACTAAGATCAGTAAGTTAAAAGAACTTAAATACCCTAGAGGACTCAGGCTGAAGCCTCCTCATTTAATATCACTGAGAAAAAGTCATACAGGACACTCAAGTATTGAGCATCCAGGGCAAGTTAGACCCCTGGACTGGCTTGAATCTTCTGCTATATAAGCAGCAGAGAAGGACCCAGGCTGTGATTTCACACAGTCCTTGCTGAGGGACCACCTTACTCAGGGAGGGGGCTCTCCCAACACCAGGCTACCAACACAGACCAGATGGGCACCAATAGCAGCTCTCACCTGAGCCCTCCACATCCACCTGGATGCCCACCACGCGGATGTAAGCACTTCGGATGCCCACGCCCACGTTGTCACGGCTTCTGTTCTTGCTCTGGGCAGACTTCTTGATGGAGTAGATGCCCATGATAGTGACTCTGTTCCCCGGGACAACTTTGTCACACAGGTACctaagaggaggaaggggaaagcagAGGATGGTAGCAGGAGGTAGGATGGCACCAGCAATACCTGCTAGCCTGGCAGGGTGATTGGGGGAGACCACGCTGGTACCTGTCACAGTACAGCTGCAGGTGCCGGGGCATTTCCCCATGCGGCACAGCATCTGGGGACTCCTGCAGCTTCAGGACCTGGAAGTCCACGCACTTGCACTTATCTGGCATGATGAAATAGGGGTCCAGCGGGCACTTCGGGCGGCCAGCTTGTTCTCTGTGCAGAGAGATCAATCAGGGAAGGCTGCTGGCACtcaggagccagccctgagagccCCCCTGAAGAGGGGACAGTGGTGACAGAGGCCAGAGCAGCTGCCCCTCCAAGTGGTGCCCAGCAGACACACAGGGCAGTCACACAGGGCCAAAACAAGGGCTCACCAAGCCCTTGGTCTTGTCTTCAACAGCTGCCAAAAGCAGGCACAAGAACAAGCCAAAGACAGGGTGATACTTGCCTGAATactttccctgcctcccccctcTCCCACACTAGCTAAAAGCAAGGAGGAAGGTAATTAATTAATATACAAAAGGTAACAGTTTAGACTCAGCAACATGGCagggtatttttctttataaccTCACAAACGAGCCAAACGTTAAGTGGTTTCTGGCAAGAAAGCAATTAGTGATGTGACAAGGCTGCCATCAGCCTCCCAGTCTCTCAAGACACATCTGCTTTGCTAGACTACAAGCTCTCCAAGACAAGGAGCACCTCCACGTCCTGCTGCTGTCTCAGTACATCACTACGGATGCCTGACTCCATGcatgcagggacagggcttttGGGGAGCGTAACAGGAGTGTGCAGATGCACTCGTGCAGTCAAGGATCAGAAGCCAGGCACTGTACAGACCACATGCAAGAACGATCCCTATCCCAAAGACCTCTCAAACTGCATTAGAGATaaggcacagaaaataaatactggcAGGCATGAGCTTGAAGACACAACCCACCACAACTGGTTGGCGCAAGAGgtgccacagcagcagcctaATGCTTACAGTTCGTGTGGGCATCAATAGCTACAAAGCAGGATTTGAGGGTGAGTAGCAAAGCATCCCTACAGAAGGTAATGCAAAACAGCCCCCTCCTGTTTGAAAAAGATAAGAACTTAATAGGAATTTAGGACAGCAGCTTAACACAGCATTATGGGACAGCTGGAGGCAGGAATGAACCTTTAGGTACCACAAGCAAAACACCCTACAGATAAAAAGATAGAAAGAACTCCCTGGACACAACCACTCAACACTGCTTGCAGCACTGGTCATGCAGCACCACAGCTAGTGTGACTGCAGACGGATGGAGCTAAAACCTGCCAGCCACGGGTGCATGCAGGCACAAGGGCAACATgaagggaagaggcagagagcagcacagaTGATTCTGCTTTGTGTGACAGTGAGCTGACTCTATGCAGCACGTATGGGAtagagagggagcaggaggaggggacccagcctttttttcccccccaccagCCTGCTGCATGCATCCCCATGTCAGTCCTCACGTGTTGCATTTCCTGGGGAGAGCATAACCCTCCAGGCCTGGGCGCACCGCAATGTTGCTGATAGTGTTGCGGCAGCTGCGGCACTGGATGGCTATTCTGGTGGCTTTGGCTCTCACAGGGGTTGCTGCAATTACAATCCCAGGGATCTTCACAAGGTGGGACATCTGGTcagactgaaaggaaaaagatgaaggGAAGGTGAGAAAGCTGTCACTGGAGGATGGATGGGAAACTAAAGACGTTAAAGAAACACAGTTCTTTCTTAGCTACACTTCCCACATTCATGGGACTAAGgtaccagaagaaaaaagcctgcACTTCTTGACAACGTCTCTCTCTTGCTCTAGAGTAGTAGGGGAAGGTTGCATGACTTAAGCCATGCTGatttcaaaagagaagaaaaggacaaaacacTCTATGCAGAACATCACTAATAGCAATAACATCCCCACAGCAGTAATCAATAATAACAATCCTTTGCAGTCAGATTTAAGCTGCAGAGTATCCCTGCTTGTAAGTTAGTGCACAACCCACGTCCTGAACTACGTGATCAAGTACCAAAAGCTTCCCTGCAATCACACCCCTACACAAGCAACCCCTGCCGCTTACTGCTCAACGTGGCAGCAGATTCACCTCACCTTCAGGCTGCGGATGTTGGCTGCGTTGGCATCTGATCTCAACATGACCTGGATGTCTTGCAGAGTTTCCTCCCCCGAAGGACGAGGACGGGTCACCTCATCTGCGacttcttttgctgcttcttccaactACAAAGGGAACAACTAGGCTGTTATGGGTATATTAGAGTGTATCGTCAGGGCTGCTCTCACGACATGACGATGTCAGTGTGCCAGGTTGCCAACCTCCTCCATCCTTACCAGCTGCAGATGCTCCGCTGGTTGCTTGTACAGATAGTCAGCGAGATCTTCATCAAAGCTGGCCAAGTCTTCCATCTCCACCTCCACCCAGTACTGACTCAGGTTATAGTGCCGTTTAAGCTCATCCCTGGAAGGCAGTAAGTGGTAAAGGTTTGCagggcagaaagcagcagtcaccCACAGTGACCTTATGACAAGcagggagcagagaaggcaggtTCTGCAGGGAGTCCTTGGTTTAGAAAGCAAACGAGGAAAATCAGGAGAGTGCCAAGAGAAGTCTAGGGGGACCTGGGCAAATCTTTCACCCAAACCCACTTTAAAACATGACATAAGACCAGGGACACCAGTGCTTGCAGTGACAATGTGAAGTATAGCACTAATTGTTTACTAGAGTTACACAGCCAGATAGGCAGTTAGAAAACTTCTACACAGGATAATACCTATTACAGCATAGCAGGCAACGCTCTCCTTAAAAAAGCCAGGGTGCATGAAATTCAGAGGTGAAAGATTGTCCCAGCCCTTGCATGATACATCTCCATGCTCTCTCACAGCTGTGTCTCCAAGCTGCATAGGCAAAGGGGTGGCCAAGGGACCTTCACAGCCTCAGAAAGCACACATAGTGCTGCACCGATTTTAACGGATACAGACAAAGCTCCAGACCAGAAAGTACTTGAAGACAGACTTTGAATTTCAGAACTAGGTGCAAGCTTGGCAGTGCGGATCCCTCTATAGCTATCTCTGCCACTGGCTGGCTGCCTAAAAATCTGGGAGAACAGCGAACCTCAGTTTTCCTGTAAGGTTAAATGGGAACAACATTTCTTATTCTGACAAAGAGCTCTTTACTgtctgcaggaagaaaaaagctgacACGTGCTATTGTATATCTGGGGTGTGCATAGCAGGAGGGAGGTTAACAGCAGATCGGATGTGCAGAGAGGAGTGGGTAAGGCCACAACAGGAGAAGAGGGGTCACAGCAGCACCTGTATTTGAAAGTGAAGCCCGTCCGGTCCGTGCCCACCCGGTACTGCCGCAGAAACTCCTTGAACCGCTTCTGCAGCTGCGATTTCCGAACCTGCCCCTCGTCCACCGACGCATCGCCCCCAAAACTGTCGCTATAGTAAACGCCGGGGTCGTCGAAGCCGGACATGGCGACTGCTGCTCCCCTGCGGGAGCGAGGGCGCACGGTCAGCCCCAaccgcctcctcctcccccgcACCAAACGCCCCACGGGCtgctgcccgctcccccgcGACTGCACTGTACCCCGCGCActgccgcccccccgccgccgcctcctcctcccccacccccaatagCCCACGGAATCCCCCATTCCAAATACCCCACGCGCAACGCCCCCCATCCCGCCCCGCTCCGCACCTCGCTGCCCGCGGGAAGCCACCACCAACTTTTTCGCGGCAAAAACGGCGCGCGGCGGAAACCAAACTGCTGCACGGGACGgggcgcgccgccgccgcgcactCCGATTGGCCCGGCCGCAGCGCGCCGCCGTGGATTGGGCCTCGGGCGCCGTCCTGCCCCGCCCCAAGAGGAAGCGCGCGGCACCGCCTCTGCCGCCGATTGGCCGGGGCGCTCCGCCCCCTGCCTGCCGGGCGCAGTTTGGCGCGAAATCTGGGAGGAAAGGGCGGGGGGAGGCGAAATGGCGGGCGGGACCATTATGGTGGCGCCCGTGGGAGGCCGGGGAGGGCCGCTGAAACCATTgggggcggtgggcggggggagcgcgTTGGTGGCCTAGAGGCGGTGGGTGCGAGGCCGGGGGAAGTGCGGCTGCTGCAGGCCGGGGGAGAGCCGGAGGCGTTAATTACcgaaaataaaataaattactgctGGAGGCTCCTTGGGGGCAGCTGGAGTCTGTTGCTGCAGGGCTTGGTGGGATGGCAGGGCCTGAGCAGGGTGTtccctgcaggcaggaggggcctgggcctgggccgGGGCCTGGGCCTAGGTCTGGCTGGCGGTGGTGCAGCAGGCCCGCAGCCatggagggcagggcagggcagaggagaAACCCACTGGACGCAGTGGGATGTACTGTGGGGAAATGCTGGGTGGGTGGCCTGGCTGGGGCCCCACCGGGATGGCAGTGGCTGCGCAGCAAGCCTGATGGCATCTGTGTTCTCCAGGACTCTTTTCTCCTGACTAATAGTGAATTTTGGGGGAAGGGTGGCAGGTTGTCAGGTAAGCGTTTCAGCCCTTGAAAAATGTGGTAGTGCGtgtcctaaaagaaaaaaaagctgggaaGTGTAGTGTGTTGCAAGGGAGATTTTAACTGCAGTGGGTGGAAAATAAAGAGTGTCTCATTTTTGTGGAGAAATGAACTTGTATGTTGCAGAGAAACCAGATATATTCATAAAGATCATAGATGAGTACAAGCAAAGCTTTAGTCTTCACCTCTGAATACTTCTCTAGGCTCAGTCTGGAGTCCTTCAGTGTGCGATAG from Gavia stellata isolate bGavSte3 chromosome 4, bGavSte3.hap2, whole genome shotgun sequence harbors:
- the MCM5 gene encoding DNA replication licensing factor MCM5, whose product is MSGFDDPGVYYSDSFGGDASVDEGQVRKSQLQKRFKEFLRQYRVGTDRTGFTFKYRDELKRHYNLSQYWVEVEMEDLASFDEDLADYLYKQPAEHLQLLEEAAKEVADEVTRPRPSGEETLQDIQVMLRSDANAANIRSLKSDQMSHLVKIPGIVIAATPVRAKATRIAIQCRSCRNTISNIAVRPGLEGYALPRKCNTEQAGRPKCPLDPYFIMPDKCKCVDFQVLKLQESPDAVPHGEMPRHLQLYCDRYLCDKVVPGNRVTIMGIYSIKKSAQSKNRSRDNVGVGIRSAYIRVVGIQVDVEGSGHSFAGSVTPQEEEELRRLAAMPNIYETIAKSIAPSIYGSTDIKKAIACLLFGGSRKRLPDGLTRRGDINLLMLGDPGTAKSQLLKFVEKCSPIGVYTSGKGSSAAGLTASVIRDPSSRSFFMEGGAMVLADGGVVCIDEFDKMREDDRVAIHEAMEQQTISIAKAGITTTLNSRCSVLAAANSVFGRWDETKGEENIDFMPTILSRFDMIFIVKDEHNEERDMTLAKHVMSLHVSALTQTQAVEGEIELNKLKKLISFCRTKCGPRLSAAAAEKLKNRYILMRSGTRQHEQESDRRSSIPITVRQLEAIVRIAESLGKMKLQPFATEADVEEALRLFQVSTLDAAMSGSLSGAEGFTTQEDQEMLSRIEKQLKRRFAIGSQVSEHSIVQDFMRQKYPEHAIYKVLQLMMRRGEIQHRMQRKVLYRIK